The Strix uralensis isolate ZFMK-TIS-50842 chromosome 23, bStrUra1, whole genome shotgun sequence genome has a segment encoding these proteins:
- the MRPS16 gene encoding small ribosomal subunit protein bS16m — protein sequence MVQLGSRLLKGYRGGHVVIRFALGGCTNRPFFRIVAAHSRRARDGKYLEQLGCLDPLPNAHGERVAGLNLERLRHWLGCGAQLSRPAEKLLGLAGFLPLHPMTVTGAERRRRRAQEAVVPAADVSPGPGDAS from the exons ATGGTGCAGCTGG GCAGCCGCCTCCTGAAGGGCTACCGCGGCGGCCACGTCGTGATCCGCTTCGCCCTGGGGGGCTGCACCAACCGGCCCTTCTTCCGCATCGTGGCAGCGCACAGCAGGCGCGCCCGCGACGGGAAGTACCTGGAGCAGCTCGGCTGCCTCGACCCGCTGCCCAACGCCCACGGCGAGAGGGTGGCGGGGCTCAACCTGGAGCGGCTGCGCCACTGGTTGGGCTGCGGCGCGCAGCTCTCCCGGCCCGCGGAGAAGCTGCTGG GTCTGGCGGGGTTCCTGCCGCTCCACCCCATGACGGTGACCGGCGccgagaggcggcggcggcgagcgcaGGAGGCCGTCGTGCCCGCTGCGGACGTCTCGCCCGGGCCCGGCGACGCATCCTGA
- the SLC45A1 gene encoding proton-associated sugar transporter A isoform X1 yields the protein MIPPSATTPVSDAALLPSMASQEIWRSQVPGYSGSVTRHISHRANNFKRHPKRRKRIRPSPPPPPNTPCPIDLIDFGDLQPQRSFLELLFNGCILFGLEFSYAMETAYVTPVLLQMGLPDQLYGMVWFISPILGFLLQPLLGAWSDRCTSRFGRRRPFILVLAVGALLGLSLMLNGKDIGSALSDTANNHKWGIILTVCGVVLMDFSADSADNPSHAYMMDVCSPVDQDRGLNIHALLAGLGGGFGYVVGGIHWEKTSFGKAVGGQLRVIYVFTSVILTVTTVLTLISIPERPLRSFSRKKKVMKSPSLPLPPSPPFFFEEGVNESIASHNSAHLYASFTSPVSPLSPLTPKYGSFVSRDNSLTGINEFASSFGTSNIDSVLIDCFTGGHSSYLALPASLPRQPVSVSFPHVPDGCYRGENGVLEQGESSITPGPDGEALRVGSLDAIKPRSPGILKRPQTLAIPDIVTGHCPENSRRRNVTFSQQVANILLNGVKYESELNGSGESSEQPLSMKLLCSTICQMPKALRNLCINHFLGWLSFEGMLLFYTDFMGEVVFQGNPKAPHNSDEYQKYNAGVTMGCWGMCIYAFSAAFYSAALEKLEERFSTRTLYFVAYLAFGLGTGLATLSRNVYVVLSLCATYGILFATLCTLPYSLLCDYYQSHEFVGSQAEGTRRGMGVDISLLSCQYFLAQILVALAMGPLTAAVGSASGAMYFASLVSFLGCLFSSLCVTYESPPTEELPPAEEQRPLLPRTRNE from the exons ATGATTCCACCATCTGCAACAACCCCCGTCAGCGATGCTGCGCTCTTGCCAAGCATGGCTTCTCAGGAAATCTGGAGGTCACAAGTTCCAGGCTATTCTGGATCGGTCACACGGCACATAAGTCATCGGGCCAACAACTTCAAGAGACATCCGAAAAGGAGAAAACGCATCCGCCCTTCGCCACCACCACCGCCAAATACTCCATGTCCTATTGACTTGATTGACTTTGGGGATCTCCAGCCTCAGAGGTCTTTCCTAGAACTCCTGTTTAATGGGTGCATTCTCTTTGGGCTTGAGTTCAGCTATGCCATGGAAACAGCCTATGTTACCCCTGTGCTGCTTCAGATGGGGCTTCCGGACCAACTGTATGGAATGGTGTGGTTCATCAGCCCTATATTAG GATTCTTGCTACAGCCTTTGCTGGGGGCCTGGAGTGACAGATGCACATCGAGGTTTGGGAGGAGAAGGCCTTTCATTCTGGTCTTAGCAGTAG GAGCGTTGCTTGGGCTCTCGCTTATGTTGAATGGCAAAGATATAGGGAGTGCCTTGTCTGACACTGCAAATAACCACAAATGGGGGATCATTCTTACGGTCTGTGGTGTTGTCCTCATGGACTTCAGTGCAGATTCAGCAGACAATCCCAGTCATGCCTACATGATGGATGTGTGCAGCCCAGTGGATCAAGACAGGGGCCTCAACATCCACGCTTTGTTAGCAG GTCTTGGAGGTGGCTTTGGTTATGTTGTTGGAGGAATACACTGGGAAAAAACCAGTTTTGGAAAAGCTGTGGGAGGGCAACTTCGTGTCATCTATGTCTTCACCTCAGTTATACTGACTGTCACTACTGTGCTGACTCTAATTAGCATTCCAGAGAGACCCTTAAGGTCCtttagcaggaagaaaaaggtgaTGAAGAGTCCAagtcttcccctccctccctctccacctttcttcTTTGAGGAGGGTGTAAATGAAAGCATTGCTTCTCATAACTCAGCTCACTTATATGCAAGTTTTACGAGTCCCGTTTCCCCCCTCAGCCCACTCACGCCCAAATACGGCAGTTTTGTCAGCAGAGACAATTCCTTGACAGGAATTAATGAGTTTGCATCATCATTTGGGACTTCAAATATTGACAGTGTGCTTATAGACTGTTTTACAGGCGGGCACAGTAGTTACTTAGCACTTCCAGCTAGCTTGCCCAGGCAGCCCGTCAGTGTCAGCTTTCCTCATGTGCCTGATGGCTGTTACCGAGGAGAAAACGGAGTTCTGGAGCAAGGGGAGAGCAGCATAACGCCAGGGCCTGACGGCGAGGCCCTAAGGGTGGGCTCACTGGATGCGATAAAGCCACGGTCACCAGGGATCCTGAAAAGACCTCAGACCTTGGCCATTCCAGATATCGTAACAGGACACTGTCCAGAAAATAGCAGACGAAGAAATGTAACCTTCAGCCAACAG GTTGCTAATATCTTGCTGAATGGTGTTAAGTATGAGAGCGAGCTGAATGGATCAGGCGAGTCCTCTGAGCAACCACTCTCCATGAAACTTCTTTGTTCGACCATCTGCCAGATGCCCAAGGCTCTTCGTAACCTCTGCATCAACCACTTCCTAG GATGGCTTTCGTTTGAGGGGATGTTACTCTTCTACACCGACTTCATGGGAGAAGTAGTGTTTCAAGGGAATCCAAAAGCGCCTCACAACTCAGATGAGTATCAGAAGTACAACGCTGGGGTCACCATGGGCTGCTGGGGAATGTGCATCTATGCATTCAGTGCTGCTTTCTATTCAG CCGCGCTGGAGAAGCTGGAGGAGCGGTTCAGCACACGGACGCTGTACTTTGTGGCATATTTGGCCTTCGGGCTGGGCACGGGGCTGGCCACACTCTCCAGAAATGTCTATGTGGTGCTGTCACTGTGTGCTACCTACGGCATCCTCTTCGCCACGCTCTGCACTCTGCCCTACTCCCTGCTCTGCGACTACTACCAGAGCCACGAG TTTGTAGGCTCGCAGGCGGAGGGCACGCGGCGCGGGATGGGCGTTGACATCTCCCTGCTGAGCTGCCAGTACTTCCTGGCACAGATCCTCGTGGCCCTGGCCATGGGACCGCTGACGGCGGCTGTCGGCAGCGCCAGCGGCGCCATGTACTTCGCCAGCCTGGTGTCCTTCCTGGGCTGTCTCTTCTCATCCCTCTGTGTCACCTACGAGTCGCCGCCCACTGAGGAGCTGCCGCCCGCCGAGGAGCAGCGTCCGCTCTTGCCCCGCACGCGGAACGAATAA
- the SLC45A1 gene encoding proton-associated sugar transporter A isoform X2, producing MLNGKDIGSALSDTANNHKWGIILTVCGVVLMDFSADSADNPSHAYMMDVCSPVDQDRGLNIHALLAGLGGGFGYVVGGIHWEKTSFGKAVGGQLRVIYVFTSVILTVTTVLTLISIPERPLRSFSRKKKVMKSPSLPLPPSPPFFFEEGVNESIASHNSAHLYASFTSPVSPLSPLTPKYGSFVSRDNSLTGINEFASSFGTSNIDSVLIDCFTGGHSSYLALPASLPRQPVSVSFPHVPDGCYRGENGVLEQGESSITPGPDGEALRVGSLDAIKPRSPGILKRPQTLAIPDIVTGHCPENSRRRNVTFSQQVANILLNGVKYESELNGSGESSEQPLSMKLLCSTICQMPKALRNLCINHFLGWLSFEGMLLFYTDFMGEVVFQGNPKAPHNSDEYQKYNAGVTMGCWGMCIYAFSAAFYSAALEKLEERFSTRTLYFVAYLAFGLGTGLATLSRNVYVVLSLCATYGILFATLCTLPYSLLCDYYQSHEFVGSQAEGTRRGMGVDISLLSCQYFLAQILVALAMGPLTAAVGSASGAMYFASLVSFLGCLFSSLCVTYESPPTEELPPAEEQRPLLPRTRNE from the exons ATGTTGAATGGCAAAGATATAGGGAGTGCCTTGTCTGACACTGCAAATAACCACAAATGGGGGATCATTCTTACGGTCTGTGGTGTTGTCCTCATGGACTTCAGTGCAGATTCAGCAGACAATCCCAGTCATGCCTACATGATGGATGTGTGCAGCCCAGTGGATCAAGACAGGGGCCTCAACATCCACGCTTTGTTAGCAG GTCTTGGAGGTGGCTTTGGTTATGTTGTTGGAGGAATACACTGGGAAAAAACCAGTTTTGGAAAAGCTGTGGGAGGGCAACTTCGTGTCATCTATGTCTTCACCTCAGTTATACTGACTGTCACTACTGTGCTGACTCTAATTAGCATTCCAGAGAGACCCTTAAGGTCCtttagcaggaagaaaaaggtgaTGAAGAGTCCAagtcttcccctccctccctctccacctttcttcTTTGAGGAGGGTGTAAATGAAAGCATTGCTTCTCATAACTCAGCTCACTTATATGCAAGTTTTACGAGTCCCGTTTCCCCCCTCAGCCCACTCACGCCCAAATACGGCAGTTTTGTCAGCAGAGACAATTCCTTGACAGGAATTAATGAGTTTGCATCATCATTTGGGACTTCAAATATTGACAGTGTGCTTATAGACTGTTTTACAGGCGGGCACAGTAGTTACTTAGCACTTCCAGCTAGCTTGCCCAGGCAGCCCGTCAGTGTCAGCTTTCCTCATGTGCCTGATGGCTGTTACCGAGGAGAAAACGGAGTTCTGGAGCAAGGGGAGAGCAGCATAACGCCAGGGCCTGACGGCGAGGCCCTAAGGGTGGGCTCACTGGATGCGATAAAGCCACGGTCACCAGGGATCCTGAAAAGACCTCAGACCTTGGCCATTCCAGATATCGTAACAGGACACTGTCCAGAAAATAGCAGACGAAGAAATGTAACCTTCAGCCAACAG GTTGCTAATATCTTGCTGAATGGTGTTAAGTATGAGAGCGAGCTGAATGGATCAGGCGAGTCCTCTGAGCAACCACTCTCCATGAAACTTCTTTGTTCGACCATCTGCCAGATGCCCAAGGCTCTTCGTAACCTCTGCATCAACCACTTCCTAG GATGGCTTTCGTTTGAGGGGATGTTACTCTTCTACACCGACTTCATGGGAGAAGTAGTGTTTCAAGGGAATCCAAAAGCGCCTCACAACTCAGATGAGTATCAGAAGTACAACGCTGGGGTCACCATGGGCTGCTGGGGAATGTGCATCTATGCATTCAGTGCTGCTTTCTATTCAG CCGCGCTGGAGAAGCTGGAGGAGCGGTTCAGCACACGGACGCTGTACTTTGTGGCATATTTGGCCTTCGGGCTGGGCACGGGGCTGGCCACACTCTCCAGAAATGTCTATGTGGTGCTGTCACTGTGTGCTACCTACGGCATCCTCTTCGCCACGCTCTGCACTCTGCCCTACTCCCTGCTCTGCGACTACTACCAGAGCCACGAG TTTGTAGGCTCGCAGGCGGAGGGCACGCGGCGCGGGATGGGCGTTGACATCTCCCTGCTGAGCTGCCAGTACTTCCTGGCACAGATCCTCGTGGCCCTGGCCATGGGACCGCTGACGGCGGCTGTCGGCAGCGCCAGCGGCGCCATGTACTTCGCCAGCCTGGTGTCCTTCCTGGGCTGTCTCTTCTCATCCCTCTGTGTCACCTACGAGTCGCCGCCCACTGAGGAGCTGCCGCCCGCCGAGGAGCAGCGTCCGCTCTTGCCCCGCACGCGGAACGAATAA
- the LOC141954119 gene encoding uncharacterized protein LOC141954119, whose translation MTHTPQATLSTATPLSEINGIQAFLPTDQRRLLHKDGSTSPHTSSGKPSQLHTTLSLPTPFFAAHPVFTVMLTQKVVKHGGMMPYTDPHLHTSVERETLHNAKVNAKHLTEDCSWDQDTYHLRTVHQRTPPKDLSLSSESGLDFSAVGAEGSGRPADTGAARAAQTQLPAENAPPQGGAAAPHRPRAPFPRAGGAASAPRPRPPRRSPAIRRRKRPPPGAVTAGAAAALGPGAPSPAELCHAGPGRARLRAGPAALGPRRTGEATRLPPATSRSGRRQLPYPHFHRLLPSRHRRGSGSRWSDGELGRRCSIGLWSRCRRWCCTLPSSSSASAGGSPDTGLSEPASIQPCHTPLSQCQCQMAATTAECCGPPARGSHPQYSSHCSICCLWREQTGFRSHILNELIKTIAVALEQNNHVLVQNHGLMAFLLFTCLQYHSNWKNPSRF comes from the exons ATGACGCATACCCCACAAGCCACCCTCAGCACTGCTACTCCTCTCTCAGAGATTAACGGCATTCAA GCTTTCTTGCCCACGGACCAAAGGCGGCTGCTGCACAAGGATGGTTCCACATCACCCCACACCTCTTCAGGAAAACCCTCACAGCTGCACACta CCCTTAGTCTACCAACACCATTCTTTGCTGCACACCCTGTGTTTACTGTCATGCTGACACAAAAGGTTGTTAAGCATGGTGGTATGATGCCCTACACAGATCCCCACCTCCACACAAGTGTCGAAAGAGAGACACTGCACAATGCAAAAGTGAATGCCAAGCACCTCACAGAAGACTGCAGCTGGG ACCAAGATACATACCAC TTACGAACCGTTCACCAGAGGACACCTCCGAAGGACTTAAGCCTGTCCTCAG AATCTGGACTCGATTTTTCTGCGGTGGGTGCCGAGGGCTCCGGACGCCCCGCGGACACCGGCGCTGCGCGGGCCGCCCAAACGCAGCTGCCAGCCGAGAACGCGCCGCCGCagggcggggccgccgcgccccACCGCCCCCGGGCGCCGTTCCCCCGAGCAGGAGGCGCCGCCagcgcgccccggccccggccgccccg CCGGTCCCCCGCGATTCGCCGGCGGAAGCGGCCGCCCCCGGGGGCGGTTAcggccggcgccgccgctgcGCTGGGCCCCGGCGCCCCTTCCCCTGCAGAGCTCTGCCACGCCGGGCCCGGGCGCGCCCGGCTCCGGGCCGGCCCCGCAGCCCTGGGCCCGCGGCGGACGGGGGAGGCCACTCGCCTGCCTCCGGCCACCTCCCGCAGCGGCCGGCGCCAGCTGCCGTACCCTCATTTCCACAGGCTTCTCCCCTCTCGGCACCGGCGTGGCAGCGGATCGCGATGGTCAGATGGCGAGCTGGGCCGGAGGTGTTCGATAGGCCTGTGGAGCAGGTGCCGGAGATGGTGCTGCACCCTTCCCTCCTCTAGCTCCGCCTCCGCGGGCGG ATCCCCAGATACGGGACTCTCGGAGCCTGCGTCAATCCAGCCTTGCCACACGCCACTTTCTCAGTGCCAATGCCAGATGGCTGCCACCACAGCAGAATGCTGTGGTCCTCCTGCCAGAGGGTCTCATCCACAATACAGCAGCCACTGCTCCATTTGCTGCCTATGGAGAGAACAAACTGGTTTTAGAAGCCACATTCTCAATGAATTGATTAAAACCATTGCTGTGGCTCTGGAACAAAACAATCATGTTCTTGTTCAAAACCATGGGCTGATGGCATTCCTTTTATTTACATGCCTCCAGTACCACAGCAATTGGAAAAATCCTTCACGCTTCTGA